The proteins below come from a single Sphingomonas carotinifaciens genomic window:
- a CDS encoding phosphoribosylanthranilate isomerase, giving the protein MPVTAKICGLTTLETLDAALSGGASHVGFVFFPASPRHLTLETATGLAGRVPTHVQRVGVFVDPEDALVEAAVKAGRLDAIQLHKTPPARVAAIRATFGRDVWAAVAVKTGADLAQAAHYAGTATRLLYDAKTPETAELPGGMGLRFDWRLLEGFRHPLPWALSGGLDAGNVTEAVRRTSATLVDVSSGVESAPGVKDKGRVLAFLKAVQSL; this is encoded by the coding sequence GTGCCCGTCACCGCGAAGATCTGCGGCCTGACCACGCTGGAAACGCTGGACGCCGCCCTGTCGGGCGGTGCGTCGCATGTCGGGTTCGTCTTCTTCCCCGCCTCGCCCCGCCATCTGACGCTGGAGACCGCGACGGGGCTCGCCGGCCGGGTACCCACGCATGTCCAGCGGGTCGGTGTCTTCGTTGATCCGGAGGACGCGCTGGTCGAGGCCGCGGTAAAGGCCGGACGCCTCGACGCCATCCAGCTTCACAAGACCCCGCCTGCCCGTGTTGCCGCGATCCGCGCCACCTTCGGCCGCGACGTGTGGGCCGCGGTCGCGGTCAAGACCGGCGCCGATCTGGCGCAGGCCGCACATTATGCCGGTACCGCCACGCGCCTGCTATACGACGCGAAGACGCCGGAGACCGCCGAGCTTCCCGGCGGCATGGGCCTGCGCTTCGACTGGCGGCTGCTGGAAGGCTTCCGCCATCCGCTGCCCTGGGCGCTGTCCGGCGGTCTGGATGCCGGCAACGTGACGGAGGCCGTTCGCCGCACGTCGGCGACGCTGGTCGACGTGTCGTCCGGCGTCGAAAGTGCCCCGGGTGTCAAGGACAAGGGCCGTGTGCTCGCCTTCCTGAAGGCGGTGCAATCGCTCTGA
- the pyrF gene encoding orotidine-5'-phosphate decarboxylase — MSNRIYVAIDTPDLSRALALAKRVRHHVGGIKLGLEFFCAHGAAGVREMAHLDLSVFLDLKLHDIPNTVAKAIQALGPIAPAILTVHASGGRAMLEDAKAAAPTGTKVVAVTMLTSLDATDLSDTGVTGAPHDHVLRLAELAHDAGVDGIVCSGAEVAAAKAAWPKGFFVVPGVRPADGPVGDQKRVVTPRQAIDAGASILVIGRPITQADDPDAAARAIAATL; from the coding sequence ATGAGCAACCGCATCTATGTCGCGATCGACACCCCCGATCTGTCCCGCGCGCTCGCCCTGGCCAAACGCGTCCGCCATCATGTCGGCGGGATCAAGCTGGGCCTGGAATTCTTCTGCGCGCATGGTGCTGCCGGCGTGCGCGAAATGGCGCATCTCGACCTGTCGGTCTTCCTCGACCTCAAACTCCACGACATCCCCAACACCGTCGCCAAGGCGATACAGGCCCTCGGCCCCATCGCACCTGCGATCCTCACCGTCCACGCCAGCGGCGGCCGCGCCATGCTGGAGGATGCCAAGGCCGCCGCGCCCACCGGCACGAAGGTCGTCGCTGTCACCATGCTGACCAGCCTCGACGCCACCGACCTGTCCGACACCGGGGTCACCGGCGCCCCCCACGACCATGTCCTGCGCCTTGCCGAACTCGCCCATGATGCCGGCGTTGACGGCATCGTCTGTTCGGGCGCGGAGGTGGCCGCGGCAAAGGCTGCCTGGCCGAAAGGCTTCTTCGTCGTTCCCGGCGTTCGCCCCGCCGACGGACCGGTCGGCGACCAGAAGCGCGTCGTCACGCCGCGACAGGCGATCGACGCCGGCGCCTCCATCCTGGTCATCGGACGCCCGATCACCCAGGCCGATGATCCTGATGCCGCCGCCCGCGCCATCGCGGCTACTCTCTGA